The proteins below come from a single Micropterus dolomieu isolate WLL.071019.BEF.003 ecotype Adirondacks linkage group LG05, ASM2129224v1, whole genome shotgun sequence genomic window:
- the serbp1a gene encoding SERPINE1 mRNA binding protein 1a isoform X1, with translation MPGQMQEGFGCAITNRFDQLFDDESDPFELLKQAEVKKKEAPAPGAAKTAAQAAKQPKKESQKDRKAPLADKKEETQAPVPLKKDGAGMRRMGRKPEGDGSRPQGGQGEGRPPTDRRPVDRRPPRRFERPAGDAGEKPEGGEFSVEKPIGDRPMRGRGGGRGGRGGRGRGMGRTDGFDSRGKREFDRHSGSDRTSMKGEEKRGGSGSHNWGTVKDELNELDQSNVTEENPEGEEHPPADSENKRENEVEEVKDEGPKEMTLDEWKAMQDKERAKVEFNIRKANEGAEWNKAFVVLHKSKAEDKKSEVIDPEVDESKLEDEHHFRKPANDITSQLEINFGDLGRPGRGRGGPRGGRGGRGRGAPGGGGGGGSVEATRPVRGGRTDKSSASVPNVDDPEAFPALA, from the exons ATGCCCGGACAAATGCAAGAAGGTTTTGGCTGTGCCATAACCAATCGGTTCGACCAGTTATTTGACGATGAGTCGGATCCATTTGAACTCCTGAAGCAGGCCGAAGTGAAGAAGAAGGAGGCTCCAGCTCCTGGTGCCGCCAAGACTGCAGCCCAGGCTGCCAAGCAGCCCAAAAAGGAGTCccaaaaagacagaaaggcCCCACTGGCTGATAAGAAGGAGGAAACCCAGGCACCCGTCCCGCTTAAGAAAGATG GTGCCGGCATGAGGAGAATGGGCCGCAAGCCGGAGGGCGATGGCTCCAGACCCCAGGGCGGCCAGGGAGAGGGGCGCCCCCCCACAGACAGACGGCCTGTGGACAGGCGGCCCCCGCGCCGCTTCGAGAGGCCTGCTGGTGATGCTGGTGAGAAGCCTGAGGGAGGCGAATTCTCAGTGGAAAA ACCCATTGGTGATAGGCCGATGAGAGGACGTGGTGGTGGAAGGGGAGGCCGTGGAGGCAGAGGCCGTGGCATGGGCCGCACCGATGGTTTTGATTCCAGAGGGAAACGGGAATTTGACAGACATAGTGGCAGTGACCGAAC TAGCATGAAAGGTGAGGAGAAGCGTGGTGGAAGTGGATCTCACAACTGGGGCACTGTCAAGGATGAactaaa TGAGCTTGACCAATCAAACGTCACTGAGGAGAATCCTGAAGGAGAGGAGCATCCACCTGCTGACTCCGAGAATAa aagggaGAATGAGGTTGAGGAAGTGAAGGATGAAGGCCCCAAGGAGATGACTCTGGATGAATGGAAAGCCATGCAGGACAAGGAGCGGGCCAAGGTGGAGTTCAACATCCGTAAGGCCAACGAGGGAGCTGAATGGAACAAAGCGTTTGTGGTGCTGCACAAGTCCAAGGCAGAG GATAAGAAGAGCGAGGTGATTGACCCTGAGGTTGATGAGTCTAAG TTAGAGGATGAGCACCACTTCCGGAAGCCAGCCAATGACATTACGTCCCAGCTGGAGATCAACTTCGGAGACTTGGGCCGTCCAGGCCGCGGACGCGGTGGACCACGCGGTGGTCGGGGCGGCCGGGGCCGTGGCGCacctggtggtggtggtggtggcggcAGTGTTGAAGCCACTAGGCCAGTCCGTGGTGGAAGGACTGACAAG TCATCTGCGTCTGTGCCCAACGTGGATGACCCAGAGGCCTTCCCAGCCCTGGCTTAA
- the il12rb2 gene encoding interleukin-12 receptor subunit beta-2, protein MATMSQTWSIFIAVLTVQLCVGKKSCAIWSSAGPVVKLGSSFEVFCTFNCSCKGSMYSEHPPTRQSHKVWNSTTISHNVVNITKNRTFSCHCSCASALDPCGQDISAGHTPDRPKNISCIYKERKVVFCTWNRGRDTYLRNTSVLWVRTVSGNHTNGPVLYKVSSKGTALPSASFNVSTSVQLISVWVEVQNPLGSEISITTNYTLNDIAMPSTPVLGPPECSSRECIIKVAQSVMTQHLEIQHRAEAETWTSYPDTVVRNSLVQVQSLKSYTMYNFRARSKFSSGLWSQWSTNVSSWTQEEAPAKELDVWYAKSDSDFKQRVYWKEPDISIAGGKITQYRVKVDSQNSESVCTNVSADARNYLVPFCANCEVTVWACNSKGLSPPARITSHHTKVRHPQDVLTVTVDNHTISWSKPETTLLSAYVVEWYPKGHKLEELRWVRLGSNDKHTVMTGIKPYECYEGAVYVFYNNISVSRTRFTGVTTLESAPEAGPSVQEKVEGNTVKVTWTDVPRGQRGGCITKYTIYLVSNGKNLQTYSISASDRSHIISDLSPAAYSLWMTASTAKGEGRAGQEVKFFIQQETQLSLLLGCVVVLLIVLFLLCLYQISAVKQRLLLFSQCLMLDVVPDPANSKWAKECTQEKGKMNLQLQPSNSTVTEEEEEPILVDVEELPKQSSDTCTPTDVSSPLPPQTSLSLLTEPATVLYPLTTYIKSFSHDSDSSDNTQTSLDTNITVDYISSHGPGNIDEEDQEDEYEEEFVRMMDFFPSHNIFKEPLEFGRKLTLDAVKIDCIDFFQNS, encoded by the exons ATGGCGACAATGTCCCAAACATGGTCCATTTTCATTGCTGTGCTGACCGTGCAGCTTTGCGTAG GTAAGAAGTCCTGTGCCATCTGGTCCAGCGCTGGACCTGTGGTGAAGCTAGGCTCCAGTTTTGAGGTGTTTTGCACCTTTAACTGCAGTTGCAAGGGATCCATGTACAGCGAACACCCGCCCACACGGCAGAGTCACAAAGTATGGAATTCTACAACTATATCTCATAATGTGGTAAACATAACCAAGAACCGAACATTCAGCTGCCACTGTTCCTGCGCATCTGCTCTGGACCCCTGCGGACAGGACATCTCAGCTGGAC ACACACCAGACCGCcctaaaaacatttcatgcatatacaaagaaaggaaagttGTGTTCTGCACGTGGAACAGAGGACGAGACACTTATCTTAGGAACACTTCAGTGCTGTG GGTGAGAACTGTGTCTGGAAACCATACAAATGGGCCGGTTTTGTACAAAGTCTCCAGTAAGGGAACTGCTTTGCCGTCAGCTAGTTTCAATGTGTCCACGTCCGTCCAGCTGATCTCTGTGTGGGTTGAAGTCCAAAATCCACTGGGCTCTGAAATTTCCATCACCACCAACTACACGCTCAATGACATTG CGATGCCGTCCACTCCTGTTCTTGGTCCACCCGAGTGCTCTTCCCGAGAGTGCATCATCAAAGTGGCGCAGTCTGTGATGACTCAGCACCTGGAGATCCAACACAGAGCAGAAGCGGAGACATGGACATCTTATCCAGACACG GTTGTGCGGAATAGTTTGGTACAGGTCCAGTCTCTGAAGTCCTACACGATGTACAATTTCAGAGCCAGATCCAAATTCAGCTCCGGCCTGTGGAGTCAGTGGAGCACAAATGTTTCCAGCTGGACTCAAGAGGAGG ctCCTGCCAAAGAGTTGGATGTGTGGTACGCCAAATCAGACTCTGACTTTAAGCAGAGGGTTTATTGGAAG GAGCCGGACATTTCCATCGCTGGAGGGAAAATCACACAGTACAGAGTCAAAGTTGACAGCCAAAACTCTGAAAGTGTCTGTACTAATGTTAGTGCCGATGCCAGGAATTATTTAGTCCCGTTCTGTGCCaactgtgaggtgacagtgtgGGCTTGCAACTCTAAAGGACTGTCTCCTCCTGCCAGAATAACATCCCATCAcacaaaag tcaggcACCCTCAGGATGTGCTGACAGTAACTGTTGACAACCACACCATCTCCTGGAGTAAGCCTGAAACTACACTGCTAAGTGCGTATGTGGTGGAGTGGTACCCAAAGGGCCACAAGCTGGAGGAGCTCAGATGGGTCAGACTGGGCAGCAatgacaaacatacagttaTGACAG GCATTAAGCCATATGAGTGCTACGAGGGAGCAGTGTATGTTTTCTATAATAACATCTCAGTGAGTAGGACCAGGTTTACAGGTGTCACCACTTTGGAATCAG CCCCAGAAGCTGGTCCATCCGTCCAAGAGAAGGTTGAGGGAAACACAGTGAAAGTCACCTGGACAGACGTTCCTAGGGGTCAGCGTGGGGGCTGTATCACCAAGTATACCATCTATTTAGTCTCCAACGGCAAAAACCTACAGACTT ACTCAATATCGGCATCAGACAGGTCGCATATCATCAGTGACTTGTCTCCAGCTGCCTACAGCCTGTGGATGACGGCGTCAACTGCTAAAGGAGAAGGCCGTGCAGGTCAAGAGGTCAAGTTCTTCATCCAGC AGGAGACCCAATTATCCCTGCTACTAGGGTGTGTAGTCGTCCTCCTGATCGTCCTGTTTCTGCTGTGTCTGTACCAGATTTCAGCAGTGAAGCAGAG GTTGTTGCTGTTTTCCCAGTGCCTCATGCTCGATGTTGTGCCAGACCCTGCCAACAGCAAATGGGCAAAAGAGTGTACCCAGGAGAAG GGCAAGATGAACCTCCAGCTGCAGCCGAGTAACTCCACTGTAACcgaagaggaagaagagcctATCCTGGTGGATGTTGAGGAGCTGCCCAAGCAGAGCAGTGACACCTGCACACCTACAGACGTCTCTTCGCCACTTCCCCCCCAAACCAGCCTGAGCCTCCTGACAGAGCCGGCCACTGTGCTCTACCCTCTGACCACTTACATCAAGAGCTTCTCCCATGACTCAGACAGCTCCGACAACACGCAGACCTCTCTGGACACGAACATAACCGTTGACTACATCTCATCACATGGGCCAGGAAATATAGACGAGGAGGATCAGGAGGACGAGTACGAGGAAGAGTTTGTAAGAATGATGGATTTCTTCCCCAGTCACAATATCTTTAAAGAGCCGCTGGAGTTTGGAAGAAAGTTGACTCTGGATGCGGTCAAAATTGACTGCATTGACTTCTTTCAAAACAGTTAG
- the serbp1a gene encoding SERPINE1 mRNA binding protein 1a isoform X4 — MPGQMQEGFGCAITNRFDQLFDDESDPFELLKQAEVKKKEAPAPGAAKTAAQAAKQPKKESQKDRKAPLADKKEETQAPVPLKKDGAGMRRMGRKPEGDGSRPQGGQGEGRPPTDRRPVDRRPPRRFERPAGDAGEKPEGGEFSVEKPIGDRPMRGRGGGRGGRGGRGRGMGRTDGFDSRGKREFDRHSGSDRTMKGEEKRGGSGSHNWGTVKDELNELDQSNVTEENPEGEEHPPADSENKENEVEEVKDEGPKEMTLDEWKAMQDKERAKVEFNIRKANEGAEWNKAFVVLHKSKAEDKKSEVIDPEVDESKLEDEHHFRKPANDITSQLEINFGDLGRPGRGRGGPRGGRGGRGRGAPGGGGGGGSVEATRPVRGGRTDKSSASVPNVDDPEAFPALA; from the exons ATGCCCGGACAAATGCAAGAAGGTTTTGGCTGTGCCATAACCAATCGGTTCGACCAGTTATTTGACGATGAGTCGGATCCATTTGAACTCCTGAAGCAGGCCGAAGTGAAGAAGAAGGAGGCTCCAGCTCCTGGTGCCGCCAAGACTGCAGCCCAGGCTGCCAAGCAGCCCAAAAAGGAGTCccaaaaagacagaaaggcCCCACTGGCTGATAAGAAGGAGGAAACCCAGGCACCCGTCCCGCTTAAGAAAGATG GTGCCGGCATGAGGAGAATGGGCCGCAAGCCGGAGGGCGATGGCTCCAGACCCCAGGGCGGCCAGGGAGAGGGGCGCCCCCCCACAGACAGACGGCCTGTGGACAGGCGGCCCCCGCGCCGCTTCGAGAGGCCTGCTGGTGATGCTGGTGAGAAGCCTGAGGGAGGCGAATTCTCAGTGGAAAA ACCCATTGGTGATAGGCCGATGAGAGGACGTGGTGGTGGAAGGGGAGGCCGTGGAGGCAGAGGCCGTGGCATGGGCCGCACCGATGGTTTTGATTCCAGAGGGAAACGGGAATTTGACAGACATAGTGGCAGTGACCGAAC CATGAAAGGTGAGGAGAAGCGTGGTGGAAGTGGATCTCACAACTGGGGCACTGTCAAGGATGAactaaa TGAGCTTGACCAATCAAACGTCACTGAGGAGAATCCTGAAGGAGAGGAGCATCCACCTGCTGACTCCGAGAATAa ggaGAATGAGGTTGAGGAAGTGAAGGATGAAGGCCCCAAGGAGATGACTCTGGATGAATGGAAAGCCATGCAGGACAAGGAGCGGGCCAAGGTGGAGTTCAACATCCGTAAGGCCAACGAGGGAGCTGAATGGAACAAAGCGTTTGTGGTGCTGCACAAGTCCAAGGCAGAG GATAAGAAGAGCGAGGTGATTGACCCTGAGGTTGATGAGTCTAAG TTAGAGGATGAGCACCACTTCCGGAAGCCAGCCAATGACATTACGTCCCAGCTGGAGATCAACTTCGGAGACTTGGGCCGTCCAGGCCGCGGACGCGGTGGACCACGCGGTGGTCGGGGCGGCCGGGGCCGTGGCGCacctggtggtggtggtggtggcggcAGTGTTGAAGCCACTAGGCCAGTCCGTGGTGGAAGGACTGACAAG TCATCTGCGTCTGTGCCCAACGTGGATGACCCAGAGGCCTTCCCAGCCCTGGCTTAA
- the il23r gene encoding interleukin-23 receptor isoform X2, translated as MHIEFGNDSTGAMLHWKSTESSDHLRSYVRLRTENGFWRAVEGTELSEGLIQMVGLRPLTEYEFQMRTCDFRPVLRKLTPAGNGSAVFVSWSSPGNKHWSASGGKLLHYVLEWTRVPAPVSVSVLWQKLAKDQNNTSITGLTAGVRYSISLYAVTTRGVSAPSSGLVYSKEQKPGSSPKMSILVHKARRIWIQWDELPVDQQRGFITHYTIYLQILDSNNTEVSVTVAGSGPRQKWLDCPEGALALQLTASTSAGEGPRGSWISSRPATPVVQSVGLVIVIVFITFFIAIIANLMCWSCVRERIKQKCISWGPAWFDENLPKPGNSLAIRLLEQCGSEPSFPSTCSDPPLSPISFLSQDERDDEMMYPNIHVEISQVGSGLPTWDAPLSVSDTGTTLVDSRLEHVSYKPQIAVVASQGEEVKQTDEEQRDVPTSGEEERCSSAFGGLLSGLLSSVELEFSDSPLGLTLCSVGSVLQPTTPETTSVLDGGFSMGQRLAENNVEAASASLDLQPGETMTPDTADTCLSLYTLETTLTGGYFPQVAAVSSTTTCEAQR; from the exons ATGCATATAGAGTTTGGGAATGACTCCACAGGAGCCATGTTGCATTGGAAAAGCACTGAATCCTCAGATCATCTCAGATCCTATGTCAGGCTCCGCACAGAAAATGGCTTCTGG AGAGCGGTAGAGGGAACAGAGCTCAGCGAGGGTCTGATACAAATGGTCGGCCTGAGGCCTCTGACTGAATATGAGTTCCAGATGAGAACAT GTGATTTTCGACCTGTTTTGAGAAAGTTGACTCCTGCAGGAAACGGCAGCGCTGTGTTTGTCTCCTGGTCGTCGCCAGGGAACAAACATTGGTCAGCATCTGGAGGAAAACTGCTGCATTATGTGTTAGAATGGACACGTGTACCTGCacctgtatctgtatctgtactgtGGCAAAAACTGGCCAAAGATCAAAACAACACATCCATCACAG GTCTGACTGCAGGTGTGAGGTACAGTATCTCTCTGTACGCTGTGACCACCAGAGGTGTTAGTGCTCCATCTTCCGGTCTGGTCTACTCCAAAGAACAGA AGCCAGGATCCAGTCCCAAAATGTCAATACTGGTCCACAAAGCCAGGCGGATCTGGATCCAGTGGGACGAGCTGCCTGTAGACCAGCAGAGAGGCTTCATCACACACTACACCATCTATCTCCAGATACTGGACTCCAACAACACAGAAGTCAGCG TGACGGTGGCTGGCTCCGGCCCCAGACAGAAGTGGCTGGACTGTCCTGAAGGTGCTCTGGCTCTGCAGCTGACCGCATCCACCTCAGCAGGAGAAGGACCGCGGGGGAGCTGGATCTCCTCTCGGCCTGCGACCCCTGTAGTTCAGTCTG TTGGCCTGGTGATTGTGATTGTCTTCATCACGTTCTTCATAGCGATCATAGCCAACCTAATGTGCTGGAGTTGTGTGAGGGAAAG gatcaaacagaaatgtatatCCTGGGGACCTGCCTGGTTTGATGAAAACTTACCAAAACCAGGAAACAGTCTTGCCATCAGACTACTGGAG cagtGTGGAAGTGAACCGTCATTCCCGTCCACCTGCAGTGACCCTCCGCTGTCCCCCATCAGTTTTCTCTCCCAGGACGAGAGGGACGACGAGATGATGTATCCCAACATCCACGTCGAAATTTCCCAGGTTGGATCTGGACTACCCACATGGGATGCACCATTATCAGTGTCAGATACTGGGACAACCCTTGTTGACAGCCGGCTGGAACATGTCAGCTATAAACCCCAGATTGCTGTGGTGGCTTCacaaggagaggaggtgaagcagaCAGACGAAGAGCAGAGGGACGTACCAACAagtggagaagaagaaagatgTTCAAGTGCATTTGGAGGATTACTGAGTGGCTTACTATCCAGTGTGGAGTTAGAATTCTCTGATTCACCTCTGGGGCTGACTCTCTGCTCTGTTGGCAGTGTTTTGCAGCCTACAACTCCTGAAACAACGAGTGTCTTGGATGGTGGCTTCTCAATGGGACAGAGGTTGGCAGAGAACAATGTGGAAGCAGCCTCTGCCTCTCTGGATTTACAACCGGGTGAAACAATGACTCCTGACACAGCAGACACATGTTTATCTCTGTATACTCTTGAGACAACACTTACAGGTGGTTATTTCCCTCAGGTAGCTGCTGTTAGCAGCACTACAACCTGTGAAGCACAGAGGTAG
- the serbp1a gene encoding SERPINE1 mRNA binding protein 1a isoform X2, with the protein MPGQMQEGFGCAITNRFDQLFDDESDPFELLKQAEVKKKEAPAPGAAKTAAQAAKQPKKESQKDRKAPLADKKEETQAPVPLKKDGAGMRRMGRKPEGDGSRPQGGQGEGRPPTDRRPVDRRPPRRFERPAGDAGEKPEGGEFSVEKPIGDRPMRGRGGGRGGRGGRGRGMGRTDGFDSRGKREFDRHSGSDRTSMKGEEKRGGSGSHNWGTVKDELNELDQSNVTEENPEGEEHPPADSENKENEVEEVKDEGPKEMTLDEWKAMQDKERAKVEFNIRKANEGAEWNKAFVVLHKSKAEDKKSEVIDPEVDESKLEDEHHFRKPANDITSQLEINFGDLGRPGRGRGGPRGGRGGRGRGAPGGGGGGGSVEATRPVRGGRTDKSSASVPNVDDPEAFPALA; encoded by the exons ATGCCCGGACAAATGCAAGAAGGTTTTGGCTGTGCCATAACCAATCGGTTCGACCAGTTATTTGACGATGAGTCGGATCCATTTGAACTCCTGAAGCAGGCCGAAGTGAAGAAGAAGGAGGCTCCAGCTCCTGGTGCCGCCAAGACTGCAGCCCAGGCTGCCAAGCAGCCCAAAAAGGAGTCccaaaaagacagaaaggcCCCACTGGCTGATAAGAAGGAGGAAACCCAGGCACCCGTCCCGCTTAAGAAAGATG GTGCCGGCATGAGGAGAATGGGCCGCAAGCCGGAGGGCGATGGCTCCAGACCCCAGGGCGGCCAGGGAGAGGGGCGCCCCCCCACAGACAGACGGCCTGTGGACAGGCGGCCCCCGCGCCGCTTCGAGAGGCCTGCTGGTGATGCTGGTGAGAAGCCTGAGGGAGGCGAATTCTCAGTGGAAAA ACCCATTGGTGATAGGCCGATGAGAGGACGTGGTGGTGGAAGGGGAGGCCGTGGAGGCAGAGGCCGTGGCATGGGCCGCACCGATGGTTTTGATTCCAGAGGGAAACGGGAATTTGACAGACATAGTGGCAGTGACCGAAC TAGCATGAAAGGTGAGGAGAAGCGTGGTGGAAGTGGATCTCACAACTGGGGCACTGTCAAGGATGAactaaa TGAGCTTGACCAATCAAACGTCACTGAGGAGAATCCTGAAGGAGAGGAGCATCCACCTGCTGACTCCGAGAATAa ggaGAATGAGGTTGAGGAAGTGAAGGATGAAGGCCCCAAGGAGATGACTCTGGATGAATGGAAAGCCATGCAGGACAAGGAGCGGGCCAAGGTGGAGTTCAACATCCGTAAGGCCAACGAGGGAGCTGAATGGAACAAAGCGTTTGTGGTGCTGCACAAGTCCAAGGCAGAG GATAAGAAGAGCGAGGTGATTGACCCTGAGGTTGATGAGTCTAAG TTAGAGGATGAGCACCACTTCCGGAAGCCAGCCAATGACATTACGTCCCAGCTGGAGATCAACTTCGGAGACTTGGGCCGTCCAGGCCGCGGACGCGGTGGACCACGCGGTGGTCGGGGCGGCCGGGGCCGTGGCGCacctggtggtggtggtggtggcggcAGTGTTGAAGCCACTAGGCCAGTCCGTGGTGGAAGGACTGACAAG TCATCTGCGTCTGTGCCCAACGTGGATGACCCAGAGGCCTTCCCAGCCCTGGCTTAA
- the serbp1a gene encoding SERPINE1 mRNA binding protein 1a isoform X3: MPGQMQEGFGCAITNRFDQLFDDESDPFELLKQAEVKKKEAPAPGAAKTAAQAAKQPKKESQKDRKAPLADKKEETQAPVPLKKDGAGMRRMGRKPEGDGSRPQGGQGEGRPPTDRRPVDRRPPRRFERPAGDAGEKPEGGEFSVEKPIGDRPMRGRGGGRGGRGGRGRGMGRTDGFDSRGKREFDRHSGSDRTMKGEEKRGGSGSHNWGTVKDELNELDQSNVTEENPEGEEHPPADSENKRENEVEEVKDEGPKEMTLDEWKAMQDKERAKVEFNIRKANEGAEWNKAFVVLHKSKAEDKKSEVIDPEVDESKLEDEHHFRKPANDITSQLEINFGDLGRPGRGRGGPRGGRGGRGRGAPGGGGGGGSVEATRPVRGGRTDKSSASVPNVDDPEAFPALA; encoded by the exons ATGCCCGGACAAATGCAAGAAGGTTTTGGCTGTGCCATAACCAATCGGTTCGACCAGTTATTTGACGATGAGTCGGATCCATTTGAACTCCTGAAGCAGGCCGAAGTGAAGAAGAAGGAGGCTCCAGCTCCTGGTGCCGCCAAGACTGCAGCCCAGGCTGCCAAGCAGCCCAAAAAGGAGTCccaaaaagacagaaaggcCCCACTGGCTGATAAGAAGGAGGAAACCCAGGCACCCGTCCCGCTTAAGAAAGATG GTGCCGGCATGAGGAGAATGGGCCGCAAGCCGGAGGGCGATGGCTCCAGACCCCAGGGCGGCCAGGGAGAGGGGCGCCCCCCCACAGACAGACGGCCTGTGGACAGGCGGCCCCCGCGCCGCTTCGAGAGGCCTGCTGGTGATGCTGGTGAGAAGCCTGAGGGAGGCGAATTCTCAGTGGAAAA ACCCATTGGTGATAGGCCGATGAGAGGACGTGGTGGTGGAAGGGGAGGCCGTGGAGGCAGAGGCCGTGGCATGGGCCGCACCGATGGTTTTGATTCCAGAGGGAAACGGGAATTTGACAGACATAGTGGCAGTGACCGAAC CATGAAAGGTGAGGAGAAGCGTGGTGGAAGTGGATCTCACAACTGGGGCACTGTCAAGGATGAactaaa TGAGCTTGACCAATCAAACGTCACTGAGGAGAATCCTGAAGGAGAGGAGCATCCACCTGCTGACTCCGAGAATAa aagggaGAATGAGGTTGAGGAAGTGAAGGATGAAGGCCCCAAGGAGATGACTCTGGATGAATGGAAAGCCATGCAGGACAAGGAGCGGGCCAAGGTGGAGTTCAACATCCGTAAGGCCAACGAGGGAGCTGAATGGAACAAAGCGTTTGTGGTGCTGCACAAGTCCAAGGCAGAG GATAAGAAGAGCGAGGTGATTGACCCTGAGGTTGATGAGTCTAAG TTAGAGGATGAGCACCACTTCCGGAAGCCAGCCAATGACATTACGTCCCAGCTGGAGATCAACTTCGGAGACTTGGGCCGTCCAGGCCGCGGACGCGGTGGACCACGCGGTGGTCGGGGCGGCCGGGGCCGTGGCGCacctggtggtggtggtggtggcggcAGTGTTGAAGCCACTAGGCCAGTCCGTGGTGGAAGGACTGACAAG TCATCTGCGTCTGTGCCCAACGTGGATGACCCAGAGGCCTTCCCAGCCCTGGCTTAA
- the il23r gene encoding interleukin-23 receptor isoform X1, whose protein sequence is MHIEFGNDSTGAMLHWKSTESSDHLRSYVRLRTENGFWRAVEGTELSEGLIQMVGLRPLTEYEFQMRTCDFRPVLRKLTPAGNGSAVFVSWSSPGNKHWSASGGKLLHYVLEWTRVPAPVSVSVLWQKLAKDQNNTSITGLTAGVRYSISLYAVTTRGVSAPSSGLVYSKEQSKFHRCHMSPKQFIPTILSLKMKMFQHLSSSCDRFCKFLIYMLNSNHLVLLCVSEPGSSPKMSILVHKARRIWIQWDELPVDQQRGFITHYTIYLQILDSNNTEVSVTVAGSGPRQKWLDCPEGALALQLTASTSAGEGPRGSWISSRPATPVVQSVGLVIVIVFITFFIAIIANLMCWSCVRERIKQKCISWGPAWFDENLPKPGNSLAIRLLEQCGSEPSFPSTCSDPPLSPISFLSQDERDDEMMYPNIHVEISQVGSGLPTWDAPLSVSDTGTTLVDSRLEHVSYKPQIAVVASQGEEVKQTDEEQRDVPTSGEEERCSSAFGGLLSGLLSSVELEFSDSPLGLTLCSVGSVLQPTTPETTSVLDGGFSMGQRLAENNVEAASASLDLQPGETMTPDTADTCLSLYTLETTLTGGYFPQVAAVSSTTTCEAQR, encoded by the exons ATGCATATAGAGTTTGGGAATGACTCCACAGGAGCCATGTTGCATTGGAAAAGCACTGAATCCTCAGATCATCTCAGATCCTATGTCAGGCTCCGCACAGAAAATGGCTTCTGG AGAGCGGTAGAGGGAACAGAGCTCAGCGAGGGTCTGATACAAATGGTCGGCCTGAGGCCTCTGACTGAATATGAGTTCCAGATGAGAACAT GTGATTTTCGACCTGTTTTGAGAAAGTTGACTCCTGCAGGAAACGGCAGCGCTGTGTTTGTCTCCTGGTCGTCGCCAGGGAACAAACATTGGTCAGCATCTGGAGGAAAACTGCTGCATTATGTGTTAGAATGGACACGTGTACCTGCacctgtatctgtatctgtactgtGGCAAAAACTGGCCAAAGATCAAAACAACACATCCATCACAG GTCTGACTGCAGGTGTGAGGTACAGTATCTCTCTGTACGCTGTGACCACCAGAGGTGTTAGTGCTCCATCTTCCGGTCTGGTCTACTCCAAAGAACAGAGTAAGTTTCATAGATGCCACATGTCCCCAAAACAGTTTATTCCTACAATTTTAAGCTTaaagatgaaaatgtttcaacatcTGAGTTCATCATGTGATAGATTTTGTAAATTTCTCATATATATGCTCAATAGTAATCATCTTGTCTTACTATGTGTTTCAGAGCCAGGATCCAGTCCCAAAATGTCAATACTGGTCCACAAAGCCAGGCGGATCTGGATCCAGTGGGACGAGCTGCCTGTAGACCAGCAGAGAGGCTTCATCACACACTACACCATCTATCTCCAGATACTGGACTCCAACAACACAGAAGTCAGCG TGACGGTGGCTGGCTCCGGCCCCAGACAGAAGTGGCTGGACTGTCCTGAAGGTGCTCTGGCTCTGCAGCTGACCGCATCCACCTCAGCAGGAGAAGGACCGCGGGGGAGCTGGATCTCCTCTCGGCCTGCGACCCCTGTAGTTCAGTCTG TTGGCCTGGTGATTGTGATTGTCTTCATCACGTTCTTCATAGCGATCATAGCCAACCTAATGTGCTGGAGTTGTGTGAGGGAAAG gatcaaacagaaatgtatatCCTGGGGACCTGCCTGGTTTGATGAAAACTTACCAAAACCAGGAAACAGTCTTGCCATCAGACTACTGGAG cagtGTGGAAGTGAACCGTCATTCCCGTCCACCTGCAGTGACCCTCCGCTGTCCCCCATCAGTTTTCTCTCCCAGGACGAGAGGGACGACGAGATGATGTATCCCAACATCCACGTCGAAATTTCCCAGGTTGGATCTGGACTACCCACATGGGATGCACCATTATCAGTGTCAGATACTGGGACAACCCTTGTTGACAGCCGGCTGGAACATGTCAGCTATAAACCCCAGATTGCTGTGGTGGCTTCacaaggagaggaggtgaagcagaCAGACGAAGAGCAGAGGGACGTACCAACAagtggagaagaagaaagatgTTCAAGTGCATTTGGAGGATTACTGAGTGGCTTACTATCCAGTGTGGAGTTAGAATTCTCTGATTCACCTCTGGGGCTGACTCTCTGCTCTGTTGGCAGTGTTTTGCAGCCTACAACTCCTGAAACAACGAGTGTCTTGGATGGTGGCTTCTCAATGGGACAGAGGTTGGCAGAGAACAATGTGGAAGCAGCCTCTGCCTCTCTGGATTTACAACCGGGTGAAACAATGACTCCTGACACAGCAGACACATGTTTATCTCTGTATACTCTTGAGACAACACTTACAGGTGGTTATTTCCCTCAGGTAGCTGCTGTTAGCAGCACTACAACCTGTGAAGCACAGAGGTAG